The following coding sequences lie in one Rutidosis leptorrhynchoides isolate AG116_Rl617_1_P2 chromosome 4, CSIRO_AGI_Rlap_v1, whole genome shotgun sequence genomic window:
- the LOC139842681 gene encoding uncharacterized protein → MRDKIKPHVFIDNSGSNEHVLWVKNDGIKVDFSVNQVWKDLKCNNNVVGWHHVVWFKAFNPKHDIILWMAILGRLNTQDRRDKWKINQQLECSFCGRVKDSVNHLFFNCDFSLKVWKKIKAKLIYRGLSNNLQSIIDDMAQYPYTNNIWNIINRLVIAACVYFLWHERNLRLFQQKKRSVDEVCEVITKFIRLKLVSLKVKCSGAGAVIKAASI, encoded by the coding sequence ATGAGAGACAAAATTAAGCCTCATGTGTTCATTGATAACAGTGGTAGTAATGAGCATGTGTTATGGGTCAAGAATGATGGGATTAAGGTGGACTTTTCTGTTAATCAGGTTTGGAAAGATTTAAAGTGTAATAATAATGTTGTGGGGTGGCATCATGTGGTATGGTTTAAAGCATTTAACCCTAAACATGATATCATTTTATGGATGGCTATCTTAGGCAGGTTAAACACTCAAGATAGGAGGGATAAATGGAAGATTAACCAGCAGTTGGAGTGTTCATTCTGTGGTAGGGTGAAAGACTCTGTCAACCATTTATTTTTTAACTGTGATTTCAGCTTGAAGGTATGGAAAAAGATTAAAGCAAAATTGATATATAGAGGGTTATCGAATAATCTGCAGAGTATTATTGATGATATGGCTCAATATCCTTACACTAATAATATTTGGAATATCATTAATAGATTAGTGATTGCTGCTTGTGTATACTTTCTCTGGCATGAAAGGAATCTTAGGTTATTCCAGCAGAAAAAGAGGTCTGTTGATGAGGTTTGTGAGGTGATTACAAAGTTCATTAGACTCAAGCTTGTTTCTTTGAAAGTTAAATGTTCTGGAGCTGGAGCTGTGATCAAAGCTGCTAGCATTTGA
- the LOC139842682 gene encoding uncharacterized protein gives MNDFNECLNEIEVDDLGSTWFHFTWTKSLKNPNCGTLKKLDRILCNEEFVSIFPQANGKFLPFIVSDHSPIVITLPNGLKRKKKSFRFMNHVATKDDFISTVAMGWNEQISGHKMFQVVTKLKHLKKSLNKLTWDNGNVFSKVKDMKKKAAVIALNEYEKAKADELIVLPIDELGVIFTKVLDTAEANAMVSPISDDEIKGALFDIDDNKASRPDGYSALFFKKAWSVVGQDICDAIKEFFTNGKMLKEINATLIALIPKIDTPNKVSDFRPIACCNVIYKCISKILTNRIKNGLNKLVNVSQSAFIPSRYIIDNILVAQEVLKGYNRSKGIKRCALKIDLQKAYDTVNWDFFQDILVKFGFHD, from the exons ATGAATGACTTTAATGAGTGCTTAAATGAGATTGAGGTGGATGATTTAGGGAGTACATGGTTTCATTTTACATGGACAAAATCTCTTAAAAATCCTAATTGTGGTACTTTGAAGAAATTGGATAGGATTTTATGTAATGAAGAATTTGTTTCCATATTTCCTCAAGCTAATGGGAAGTTTCTTCCTTTTATAGTTTCTGATCATAGTCCCATTGTAATTACTCTCCCTAATGGTTTGAAAAGAAAGAAGAAATCATTCAGATTTATGAATCATGTGGCTACTAAGGATGATTTTATTAGTACAGTTGCAATGGGCTGGAATGAACAGATTTCTGGGCATAAAATGTTTCAAGTGGTCACTAAACTCAAGCATCTCAAGAAAAGTCTCAATAAGTTGACCTGGGATAATGGTAATGTTTTTTCTAAAGTCAAAGATATGAAGAAGAAG GCTGCTGTTATCGCATTGAATGAATATGAAAAGGCTAAAGCTGATGAGTTAATTGTTTT GCCTATTGATGAATTGGGGGTCATTTTCACTAAGGTATTAGATACTGCAGAAGCTAATGCAATGGTCAGTCCCATTTCTGATGATGAGATTAAAGGAGCTTTGtttgatattgatgataataagGCTTCTAGGCCTGATGGCTACTCAGCTTTATTCTTTAAGAAAGCTTGGAGTGTGGTAGGGCAAGATATCTGTGATGCTATTAAGGAGTTCTTCACTAATGGTAAGATGCTGAAAGAAATAAATGCTACTTTAATAGCTCTTATTCCAAAAATTGATACTCCTAACAAAGTATCAGATTTTAGGCCTATTGCATGTTGTAATGTTATTTACAAATGCATTAGTAAGATTCTTACTAATAGGATTAAGAATGGTTTGAATAAGCTGGTCAATGTTAGTCAATCTGCTTTCATCCCTAGTAGATATATTATAGATAATATCTTGGTGGCTCAAGAGGTTTTGAAGGGCTATAACAGATCTAAAGGTATCAAAAGGTGTGCCTTGAAAATTGATTTGCAGAAAGCCTATGATACTGTGAACTGGGACTTTTTCCAGGACATTTTAGTCAAATTTGGATTCCATGATTAA
- the LOC139845183 gene encoding endoglucanase 25-like: MSMYGRDPWGGPLEIHTADSATDDDRSRNFNDFDKASLSRRLDETQQSWLLGPGEQKKKRYVDLGCIVVSRQIFIWTVGILFAAGFIAGFVTLIVKTVPRHHKHPPPADNYTVALHKALMFFNAQKSGKLPKHNNVSWRGNSCLNDGKLDKSGAVMKDLVGGYYDAGDAIKFHFPKAFAMTMLSWSVIEYSAKYEAAGELNHVKEIIKWGTDYFLKTFNSTADTINQLVAQVGKGDTSGGTSDPNDHTCWMRPEDIDYPRPVTECSSCSDLAAEMAAALASASIVFKDNKAYSKKLVHGAATLWKFARDQRGLYSAGGSDAATFYNSSMYWDEFVWGGAWMYYATGNSSYLYLASHPKLAKHAGAFWGGPDYGVLSWDNKLTGAQVLLTRLRLFLSPGYPYEETLKTFHNQTSIIMCSYLPYFNSFNRTRGGLIQLNHGRPQPLQYVVNAAFLATLYSDYLDAADTPGWYCGPNFYSTNELRKFAETQIDYILGKNPRKMSYVVGYGTHYPKHVHHRGASIPKNKIKYNCKGGYKWRDSKKPNPHTVIGAMVAGPDRRDGFHDVRTNYNYTEPTIAGNAGLVAALVALSGDKTTKIDKNTIFSAVPPMFPTPPPPPAPWKP; encoded by the exons ATGAGTATGTACGGAAGAGATCCATGGGGCGGGCCGTTAGAAATACACACGGCTGATTCGGCCACCGACGATGATCGGAGCCGGAACTTTAACGATTTTGATAAAGCGTCGTTATCACGTCGATTAGATGAAACGCAACAAAGCTGGTTGTTAGGTCCTGGTGAACAAAAGAAGAAAAGATATGTGGATCTTGGTTGTATTGTTGTCAGCCGTCAGATCTTTATTTGGACGGTTGGGATCCTGTTTGCAGCTGGGTTTATTGCTGGATTTGTTACATTGATTGTTAAAACTGTTCCTAGACATCATAAACATCCACCTCCTGCTGATAATTATACTGTTGCCCTTCATAAAGCTCTCATGTTTTTTAACGCACAAAAAT CTGGAAAACTCCCAAAGCATAACAATGTATCATGGAGGGGTAACTCATGTTTGAATGATGGAAAATTAGACAAATCAGGGGCTGTTATGAAAGATCTTGTGGGCGGGTATTATGACGCTGGAGACGCAATAAAGTTCCATTTCCCGAAAGCTTTTGCGATGACCATGTTGAGTTGGAGTGTGATCGAATACAGTGCTAAGTATGAAGCTGCAGGAGAACTCAACCATGTTAAAGAGATTATTAAATGGGGCACTGATTACTTTCTTAAGACCTTCAATTCGACTGCTGATACCATAAACCAACTCGTGGCGCAG GTTGGAAAAGGTGACACGTCAGGTGGGACCAGTGATCCGAACGATCATACTTGTTGGATGCGACCAGAAGACATCGATTACCCTCGTCCTGTAACCGAATGCTCTAGTTGCTCTGATCTTGCTGCAGAAATGGCTGCAGCTTTAGCATCAGCATCAATTGTTTTTAAGGACAACAAGGCATATTCAAAGAAACTTGTACATGGAGCTGCAACTTTATGGAAATTTGCTAGAGATCAACGTGGGCTTTATAGCGCCGGTGGCTCAGACGCTGCAACGTTTTATAATTCGAGTATGTATTGGGATGAGTTTGTTTGGGGTGGCGCTTGGATGTATTATGCAACTGGAAATTCGTCTTATCTTTACCTTGCGAGTCACCCAAAACTTGCTAAACATGCTGGTGCATTTTGGGGTGGTCCAGACTATGGTGTTCTTAGCTGGGATAATAAGCTTACTGGTGCTCAA GTACTACTTACTAGATTGAGATTGTTTTTGAGCCCTGGTTATCCATATGAAGAAACATTGAAGACGTTTCATAACCAAACAAGTATAATCATGTGTTCATACCTTCCATACTTCAATAGCTTCAACAGAACAAGAG GAGGGTTGATACAGTTAAACCATGGTAGACCTCAGCCTCTTCAGTATGTAGTCAATGCTGCATTTTTAGCCACCCTTTATAGTGACTATCTAGATGCTGCCGACACTCCTGGCTGGTATTGTGGGCCCAACTTCTACTCAACCAATGAGCTACGTAAATTTGCGGAGACTCAG ATTGACTACATTCTTGGCAAGAACCCAAGAAAGATGAGTTATGTTGTGGGTTATGGCACTCACTACCCAAAACACGTGCACCATAGAGGTGCATCGATCCCCAAGAATAAAATCAAGTATAACTGTAAAGGAGGATATAAGTGGAGAGACTCTAAAAAACCAAACCCCCACACCGTTATCGGGGCAATGGTTGCAGGACCCGACAGACGTGATGGTTTCCACGATGTGCGTACAAACTACAACTACACCGAGCCAACTATTGCCGGAAACGCTGGTTTAGTTGCCGCCCTGGTGGCTCTTTCAGGTGACAAAACAACTAAGATTGATAAAAACACGATTTTTTCAGCAGTGCCGCCTATGTTTCCAACTCCGCCACCACCGCCAGCTCCATGGAAACCTTGA